The nucleotide sequence TTTCTTCCAGTTAGACCGGTATCACCGTGGGGACCTCCAATTACAAATTTCCCCGTAGGATTAATATGGTACTTTATAGTATCGTTAAAAAGCTTTTGTATTGCCACTGGCAATTGTTCCTTGACCCTTGGAATAAGAATAGAGATAATATCCTTCTTAATTTTGGCCAACATTACATCATCATCCTTATCAAACTCGTCATGTTGGGTAGAAACAACAATAGTATCTATACGTTGCGGAACATTATCATCGGAATATTCGATGGTCACTTGTGCCTTGGCATCTGGCCTTAGATAAGAAATTGCATCTCCTACCCTTCTCAAATCTGCCAAAACCTGCAATATTTTATGGGAAATATCCAGGGCCAGGGGCATATAGTTTTCCGTTTCCTTAGTAGCATAGCCGAACATCATACCTTGATCTCCAGCCCCCTGATCTTCTTTTGCTCCACGATCCACTCCTTGGTTGATCTCTTTGGACTGCTCGTGTATCAAGGAAATAACACCACAGGAATCTCCGCTAAACTTATAATCACCATTGGTGTAGCCAATTTTATTGATAACATCCCTCGCAATTTGCTGAACATCAAGATAGGTGTGGCTTTTAACCTCCCCGGCCAATACCACCTGACCAGTAGTGACCAAAGTTTCGCAAGCCACCTTACTTTCCGAGTCAAAAGCCAAAAAATGATCCAATAACGCATCACTAATTTGATCCGCTATTTTATCTGGATGCCCTTCACTAACCGATTCCGAAGTAAATAAATATGCCATAAATCCTTTCTAAATAAAAATTAATAGGGATTTGACGAAGCACACTAGAGAAGAGTGGATGTTACAGTTCCAATGGAACAGAACAACTTAAACTGCTTTAGCATTTAGTTATGCCGAAACTAATTCAGCACATGAGGTTGCAATCAGTCAAATCCTTCCTCGATATTTTTTCGCGTACAAAAGTACAAGAATTCTTGACGTAACTAAAAATGTTTAACAACAATTTTAAAATTGACCCTAAAAACCTATAAATCGTATTTTACGGTAAATAGGATATAACGGGGTTGAATGAAATAAGAGGAGGTCGTAAAAAATAATTCGTTGGTGCTATCCCTATTCAAGGTATCCGTTCCGAGTAGGTTGGTACCCTTTATTCCAAATTCCCAATGACTATCC is from Arenibacter algicola and encodes:
- the metK gene encoding methionine adenosyltransferase, which translates into the protein MAYLFTSESVSEGHPDKIADQISDALLDHFLAFDSESKVACETLVTTGQVVLAGEVKSHTYLDVQQIARDVINKIGYTNGDYKFSGDSCGVISLIHEQSKEINQGVDRGAKEDQGAGDQGMMFGYATKETENYMPLALDISHKILQVLADLRRVGDAISYLRPDAKAQVTIEYSDDNVPQRIDTIVVSTQHDEFDKDDDVMLAKIKKDIISILIPRVKEQLPVAIQKLFNDTIKYHINPTGKFVIGGPHGDTGLTGRKIIVDTYGGKGAHGGGAFSGKDPSKVDRSAAYAARHAAKNLVAAGVADEILVQVSYAIGVVEPTSIFVDTYGSAKVALSDGEIAKKVAELFDMRPFSIEERLKLRNPIYLETAAYGHMGKDPKKIIKVFESPYNGRVEKEVELFTWEKLDAVDLVKEAFDL